In Vibrio bathopelagicus, one DNA window encodes the following:
- a CDS encoding sensor histidine kinase: protein MRRIFLESLLGLLVCFMGGLVAYEICVYQLNTDYEYVLQDYEATAHQQLIENIAKNQGLEAAQQAMNQFVETTRNKLVTFNPKDEIPSPVSEFFSTNPNTFIFHDDERDLWFRLASSDNTYHYLPNSEAFVRQKIELEDDLIWLFFLASFILYGVCHLFIIFRRVKKLESATLAFAEGDLSSRAETSSGIAIGSLNKSFNLMADRIHRLIESNRSLTNAVAHELRTPIFRIQWQAEMLKDTPLNEAQQETVESIVEDTEEMEKMVDELLCYAKLDSCDLENLQQPLEIRDLLDNAMTRWNKDTQLNIDLSLPKQPSSILADEILLNRALDNLVRNAMKFARSQVLIEASVHQEQLQIAVHDDGDGVAQEHQARLFEPFYVGDKARNKAKSGHGLGLSIVEKICAQHNATVVVGQSQALKGAVFTITIQLCNDSADKPIQ, encoded by the coding sequence ATGCGACGTATCTTTTTGGAGTCCCTATTAGGGCTGTTAGTTTGCTTTATGGGCGGCCTTGTCGCCTACGAAATCTGTGTCTATCAGCTCAATACCGACTACGAATATGTTCTGCAAGATTATGAAGCGACAGCCCACCAGCAACTCATAGAAAACATCGCAAAAAATCAGGGGCTTGAAGCGGCTCAACAAGCAATGAACCAGTTTGTCGAAACCACTCGAAATAAACTGGTGACGTTCAACCCAAAAGATGAAATACCAAGCCCTGTTTCAGAGTTCTTCTCGACCAACCCAAATACCTTTATCTTTCACGATGATGAACGTGATCTATGGTTTCGCTTAGCAAGCAGTGACAATACCTATCATTATCTCCCCAACAGTGAAGCGTTCGTTAGACAAAAGATAGAATTGGAAGATGACCTCATTTGGTTGTTCTTCCTAGCAAGCTTTATCTTATACGGCGTATGCCACCTATTTATCATCTTCCGCCGAGTTAAGAAGCTGGAATCGGCGACTCTAGCCTTTGCAGAAGGGGATCTCTCCTCGCGAGCCGAGACCTCAAGCGGCATTGCAATCGGCTCATTGAACAAGTCTTTCAACCTAATGGCCGACCGAATTCACCGCTTGATTGAGAGTAATCGCTCGCTCACTAATGCCGTCGCTCATGAACTGCGCACGCCGATATTCCGTATCCAATGGCAAGCTGAAATGCTCAAAGACACGCCACTCAACGAAGCTCAACAAGAGACTGTAGAAAGTATTGTTGAAGATACCGAAGAGATGGAGAAAATGGTCGACGAGCTATTGTGTTACGCCAAACTGGATAGCTGCGACCTCGAAAATCTACAACAGCCATTAGAGATAAGAGACCTTCTCGACAACGCAATGACGCGTTGGAACAAGGATACTCAGCTCAACATCGACCTATCACTGCCAAAGCAACCTAGCTCGATACTGGCGGATGAGATACTGCTGAACCGCGCCCTAGATAACCTCGTACGTAACGCCATGAAATTCGCACGCTCTCAAGTGTTGATTGAAGCCAGTGTGCATCAAGAACAACTACAGATTGCGGTGCATGATGATGGTGATGGTGTGGCTCAAGAACATCAGGCTCGCCTGTTTGAACCGTTTTACGTTGGCGACAAAGCGCGTAACAAAGCCAAGAGCGGCCATGGTTTAGGACTGTCTATCGTCGAGAAGATCTGCGCTCAACACAACGCAACCGTGGTAGTTGGTCAGAGCCAAGCCTTAAAGGGTGCAGTATTCACCATAACCATTCAGCTATGTAATGATTCAGCTGACAAACCCATACAGTAA
- a CDS encoding diaminopropionate ammonia-lyase — MQLLAGTLTHYANPQARPELEYSSEQLDILSVASSEQAIKDISQWPGYSITPLHELNSISAEIGVNKFWYKDESQRFGLKSFKALGGAYAVARQLQIEIANRYGKNPTISELLNGEWKSEVAEIVVSCATDGNHGRSVAWGAQMFGCGCVIYIHRDVSEGRKQAMEAFGAEVVRITGNYDESVRLADSEAKAKNRVIVSDTSYEGYMEIPKDVALGYTVMLAEIVEQLDGEIPTHVFVQGGVGGLASAVCGYFWDLWGAERPRFVIVEPELANCLQKSAQAGKPVVVTGDLETLMAGLACGEVSSLAWTILQNGADDFMTLSEEAIPQAMRMLASGEHTEVAIEGGESAVPGFSAAIIAKQEPKFAEKLNLTEDSRVLVIGTEGATDPELYQQIIDNKI, encoded by the coding sequence ATGCAGTTACTGGCTGGCACTCTGACACACTATGCTAACCCTCAAGCACGCCCTGAATTGGAGTACTCAAGTGAGCAACTTGATATTCTGAGTGTTGCGAGTTCTGAGCAGGCAATTAAGGACATTTCACAATGGCCGGGTTATTCCATCACTCCTTTGCATGAATTGAATAGTATTTCTGCTGAGATCGGTGTAAACAAGTTTTGGTACAAAGATGAATCGCAGCGTTTTGGCCTAAAGAGTTTTAAAGCACTCGGTGGCGCGTATGCTGTTGCCCGTCAGCTTCAGATTGAGATCGCCAACCGTTATGGGAAGAATCCAACCATCAGTGAGCTGCTCAACGGGGAATGGAAATCAGAAGTTGCTGAAATTGTTGTCAGCTGTGCGACAGACGGAAACCATGGCCGCTCGGTCGCGTGGGGCGCACAAATGTTTGGTTGTGGTTGTGTTATCTACATTCATCGCGATGTGTCGGAAGGGCGTAAGCAAGCGATGGAAGCGTTTGGCGCAGAAGTGGTTCGCATCACCGGTAACTACGATGAATCTGTTCGCTTGGCTGACTCTGAAGCCAAAGCGAAAAATCGTGTGATCGTGTCGGACACCTCTTACGAAGGCTACATGGAAATCCCTAAAGACGTTGCTCTGGGTTATACCGTGATGTTGGCTGAAATTGTCGAGCAACTTGATGGTGAAATCCCCACTCATGTTTTCGTACAAGGCGGTGTGGGCGGTTTGGCATCCGCTGTTTGTGGTTACTTCTGGGATCTGTGGGGCGCTGAGCGTCCACGCTTTGTAATCGTCGAACCTGAGCTGGCAAACTGTCTTCAGAAGAGTGCTCAAGCGGGCAAGCCCGTAGTAGTTACAGGTGATCTAGAGACACTGATGGCTGGCCTTGCTTGTGGTGAGGTTTCAAGCTTGGCGTGGACAATTCTACAAAATGGCGCGGATGACTTTATGACGCTGAGCGAAGAGGCCATTCCGCAAGCGATGCGTATGTTGGCGAGTGGCGAACACACGGAAGTGGCGATTGAAGGTGGTGAGTCTGCGGTTCCGGGTTTTTCTGCTGCTATCATCGCCAAACAAGAACCGAAATTCGCTGAAAAATTGAATTTAACTGAAGACAGCCGAGTGCTGGTTATTGGTACCGAAGGGGCGACTGACCCTGAGCTATACCAACAAATCATCGACAACAAAATCTAA
- a CDS encoding M28 family metallopeptidase, whose translation MAIQKSMLALAVLGGSLALIHSTSAYASLGITPPANEEVWITTDADAQHIMTQHGATVYPSVTGNKHPIVAKINAKQLAKLSSHMHEETHRCGGYMVHEDKASALKAAAMPLTMSTFEKPVISHQDTVNDLLAQVEPNNMVTTIENLTNFTNRFYTTSTGVAASDWLLERWKTEIKDVSYASARQITHAEYPQKSVEVTLLGAKYPEEIVVVGGHLDSTVGSWTSEGTISPGADDDASGIATVTESLRLMIASGIQPDKTIKFYGYAAEEVGLRGSQDVANALRDEQANVVSVLQLDMTNYNGSAHDITFITDYTDSNLTTYLSELIDTYASDISYGFDDCGYACSDHASWHNVGYPAAMPFESMFNDYNPSIHTQHDTLENSDPTATHATKFAKLAIAYLVETSLDSPVAGSKELQNDVPVEGLAAGYGEEQFFTFTTESAGQLTITLTGPRSGDADLYVKHNGTVSKASYDCRPYQNSSNEQCVLNKPAGEFNIMVRGYRNFSDVTIVANFVPDGL comes from the coding sequence ATGGCTATTCAAAAAAGCATGCTAGCTTTGGCTGTACTCGGAGGCTCTTTAGCATTAATCCACAGTACTTCGGCTTACGCATCCCTTGGCATCACACCACCAGCGAACGAAGAAGTTTGGATCACCACCGATGCTGACGCACAGCATATAATGACTCAGCATGGCGCAACGGTTTACCCAAGCGTGACTGGAAACAAGCATCCCATCGTCGCGAAAATCAACGCAAAACAGCTGGCTAAACTCTCTAGCCACATGCACGAAGAAACCCACCGTTGTGGTGGCTACATGGTACACGAAGACAAAGCAAGTGCGCTCAAAGCCGCAGCGATGCCACTGACAATGAGCACCTTCGAAAAACCGGTGATCAGCCATCAAGACACGGTTAATGACCTACTCGCTCAGGTCGAGCCGAACAACATGGTCACGACCATTGAAAATCTAACCAACTTCACCAACCGTTTTTATACTACTTCTACTGGTGTCGCTGCTTCAGATTGGCTTTTAGAGCGTTGGAAAACGGAAATTAAGGATGTATCGTATGCGTCAGCACGACAGATCACGCATGCCGAATATCCGCAAAAATCCGTTGAAGTGACACTGCTTGGCGCTAAGTATCCTGAAGAGATCGTCGTTGTTGGCGGACATCTTGATTCGACCGTTGGGTCTTGGACAAGCGAAGGCACCATCTCACCGGGAGCCGATGACGATGCATCTGGTATTGCAACCGTTACTGAATCACTGCGTCTGATGATCGCCAGCGGTATTCAGCCAGATAAAACCATTAAGTTCTATGGGTATGCTGCGGAAGAAGTGGGGCTGCGCGGTTCACAAGATGTCGCCAACGCTTTAAGAGATGAGCAAGCCAACGTTGTATCGGTGCTGCAATTAGACATGACCAACTACAACGGTTCAGCGCACGATATCACCTTCATCACGGACTATACCGACAGTAACTTAACCACCTACTTAAGCGAGCTGATCGACACCTATGCCAGCGATATCAGTTACGGTTTCGATGATTGTGGCTATGCCTGTTCTGACCACGCCTCTTGGCACAATGTTGGCTACCCAGCAGCCATGCCATTCGAAAGCATGTTCAATGATTACAACCCAAGTATTCATACCCAGCACGACACGCTTGAAAACTCTGATCCAACCGCGACACACGCGACCAAGTTCGCCAAACTGGCGATTGCCTACCTTGTCGAAACCAGCCTTGATTCGCCCGTTGCAGGCTCTAAAGAGCTGCAAAATGACGTGCCTGTTGAAGGGCTTGCTGCAGGATATGGTGAAGAGCAGTTCTTCACCTTTACGACGGAAAGTGCGGGTCAATTAACGATAACATTAACAGGCCCTCGTAGTGGCGATGCCGACTTGTATGTGAAGCACAATGGCACCGTATCAAAAGCAAGCTACGATTGCCGTCCATACCAGAACAGCAGCAACGAACAGTGTGTATTGAATAAACCTGCGGGTGAATTCAACATCATGGTACGCGGCTACCGCAACTTTAGCGATGTCACCATTGTCGCTAACTTTGTGCCTGATGGGCTATAA
- a CDS encoding response regulator gives MTKPKMIIVEDDLKLQKMLQDYFVAQDFDVTVLDDGSDAAQTILAEQPDIVLLDLMLPVTDGLTICRQTRTHYKGKILMLTASDDDFDHVAGLETGADDYVTKPIKPRVLLARVRSLLRRQDANTASVADSDNLQFDQLVLKNTYKKCELSGAVLSLTDSEFDLLWLLASNPDTPLSRDYLTQTLRGIEYDGIDRTIDNKVVRLRKILGDDHTPAEKIQTIRGKGYLFVSTAWH, from the coding sequence ATGACAAAACCTAAAATGATCATCGTGGAAGACGATTTGAAACTTCAGAAAATGTTGCAGGACTACTTTGTCGCGCAAGATTTTGATGTCACGGTATTGGACGATGGCAGTGATGCCGCACAGACTATCCTCGCGGAGCAACCTGACATCGTACTGCTAGATTTGATGCTTCCTGTAACTGATGGACTTACAATCTGCCGACAGACGCGTACGCACTATAAAGGTAAAATCTTGATGCTCACCGCCAGCGATGACGACTTTGATCACGTCGCTGGTTTAGAGACAGGGGCTGATGACTATGTCACCAAGCCAATCAAACCAAGAGTTCTGCTGGCCAGAGTTCGTTCGCTATTACGCCGCCAAGACGCCAATACGGCTTCAGTCGCTGACTCAGACAACCTTCAGTTTGATCAACTCGTTCTGAAAAACACTTATAAGAAGTGTGAACTTTCAGGCGCCGTCTTATCACTCACTGACAGCGAGTTCGACCTACTTTGGTTATTAGCGAGCAACCCTGATACTCCGTTATCACGTGACTATTTGACGCAAACACTGCGCGGCATTGAGTACGATGGGATCGACCGCACAATAGATAACAAAGTCGTGCGTCTAAGAAAGATATTGGGCGACGACCACACACCAGCAGAGAAAATTCAGACCATTCGCGGTAAAGGCTACTTGTTTGTTTCAACCGCCTGGCATTAA
- a CDS encoding M4 family metallopeptidase, with product MKIRKRLVAVAIASAMSLSVHANESVQIDQPINFTNFSGLNTQLGVSNASSFKMVKEVNLKKRGIYKVKIQQNIWGTPVWGHYLNATQSVQGGALKSVQGRYLKTTTLERSFVKPSINSSQAVELASKDLKVQGLTSKSLDNVQHELFIYQGASNQGADKQGIGTQGANKTRLVYVISYLVEGSEQPTRPFTMLDAHSGEVIDRWEGIAHAQIGTGPGGNEKTGMYEYGTDYHYLDVVENGTECVMESENVVTVDLNGATDGDTTYSYECPRNEHKEVNGAFSPLNDAHYFGNIVFDMYKNWFDTAPLSFKLMMRVHYGNNYENAFWDGKAMTFGDGESFFYPLVSLDVSAHEVSHGFTEQNSGLVYANQSGGMNEAFSDMAGEAAEYYMKGTNDWMVGRNIFKGDGALRYMDDPSRDGSSINNASEYYDGLNVHYSSGVFNKAFYHLATTQGWDTKKAFELFVLSNQIYWSENSDFWQGACGVKNSATDLGYNADDVVSAFALVGVTPCAEPPLPPEPEYQRLENGVEAAVAGETGSKTYFDIDVPEGQDKLTIDLAVSTGDPDMYVGLDYAPSSQQNICKSESVTDEVCVIENPTAGRYTVNILGYSDYAGANLKASYESGNANVPPVSSFEHTVVGKEVELRSTSSDSDGQIVSYQWNLGDGNTQTGEVTRYTYAEAGDYVVTLTVTDDVGVATSTSKSITIEGDSAEGFPLKLKFGNKNPNGKARVKLAWDYDTNDYFVIKRNGKNVGATDFNSYVDKFRHNGTVDVEYQVCTSSDICSETKHYRFIKAQ from the coding sequence ATGAAAATAAGAAAGCGTTTAGTTGCCGTTGCTATAGCCAGTGCTATGTCTTTGTCAGTGCATGCAAATGAATCGGTTCAGATTGATCAACCCATCAACTTTACTAACTTTTCTGGGTTGAATACCCAGTTAGGTGTTAGCAATGCTTCTAGCTTCAAGATGGTTAAAGAAGTGAACCTGAAAAAGCGTGGTATCTACAAAGTTAAGATCCAGCAAAACATCTGGGGAACGCCAGTATGGGGGCACTACCTGAATGCAACCCAAAGTGTACAAGGTGGCGCGCTTAAGTCCGTTCAAGGCCGCTACCTCAAAACAACAACCCTAGAGCGTTCTTTTGTTAAACCATCAATCAACAGCTCCCAAGCCGTTGAGCTTGCGAGTAAAGATCTCAAGGTTCAGGGCTTAACCAGCAAATCTCTAGACAACGTACAACATGAGCTGTTTATTTATCAGGGCGCATCTAACCAAGGAGCCGATAAACAAGGCATTGGTACACAAGGTGCAAATAAAACACGCCTAGTTTACGTTATCTCTTATCTTGTCGAAGGCAGCGAACAGCCGACTCGACCATTCACCATGCTAGACGCGCACAGCGGCGAAGTTATCGACCGTTGGGAAGGTATTGCTCACGCACAGATCGGTACAGGCCCGGGTGGTAACGAAAAAACGGGCATGTACGAATACGGTACCGACTACCACTACCTTGATGTGGTAGAAAATGGTACAGAGTGTGTGATGGAATCGGAGAATGTTGTCACTGTTGACCTAAATGGTGCTACCGATGGCGACACCACTTACAGCTACGAATGTCCTCGTAACGAACATAAAGAAGTGAACGGAGCCTTCTCTCCACTCAACGATGCGCACTACTTCGGTAACATCGTGTTCGACATGTATAAGAACTGGTTCGACACTGCGCCACTCTCTTTTAAACTCATGATGCGAGTTCATTACGGTAACAACTACGAGAATGCATTTTGGGACGGCAAGGCAATGACATTCGGAGATGGTGAAAGCTTCTTCTACCCACTTGTAAGCCTAGATGTATCAGCGCACGAAGTGAGCCACGGTTTCACTGAGCAAAACTCAGGTTTGGTTTACGCGAATCAATCCGGTGGTATGAACGAAGCTTTCTCTGATATGGCAGGTGAAGCGGCAGAATACTACATGAAAGGCACCAACGACTGGATGGTCGGCCGTAATATCTTTAAAGGCGACGGCGCTCTGCGTTACATGGACGATCCATCACGCGATGGTTCTTCAATCAACAATGCATCCGAGTACTACGATGGCTTGAACGTGCACTACAGCTCGGGCGTGTTCAACAAAGCCTTCTACCACCTTGCAACCACGCAAGGCTGGGATACTAAAAAAGCGTTCGAGCTTTTCGTGCTATCCAACCAAATCTACTGGTCAGAAAACAGTGACTTCTGGCAGGGTGCTTGTGGCGTGAAAAACTCAGCAACCGACCTTGGCTACAATGCCGATGACGTTGTTTCTGCGTTCGCTCTTGTGGGTGTCACCCCATGTGCAGAGCCACCACTGCCGCCAGAACCGGAATATCAACGCCTTGAAAACGGTGTTGAAGCTGCGGTTGCTGGTGAAACAGGCTCAAAAACTTACTTCGATATCGATGTACCAGAAGGCCAAGACAAGCTGACGATTGATCTTGCAGTGTCTACTGGTGACCCGGATATGTATGTCGGCCTAGATTACGCGCCAAGCTCTCAACAGAATATCTGTAAGAGTGAAAGCGTAACCGATGAAGTGTGTGTAATTGAAAACCCAACAGCTGGTCGCTACACGGTGAACATTCTGGGTTACTCAGATTACGCAGGTGCAAATCTGAAAGCATCGTACGAATCAGGCAATGCTAACGTACCGCCAGTTTCTTCTTTCGAGCACACGGTCGTAGGCAAAGAAGTAGAGCTACGCAGCACAAGTTCGGATAGCGACGGTCAGATCGTTTCTTACCAATGGAACCTAGGCGATGGCAACACGCAAACCGGTGAAGTGACTCGTTATACCTACGCTGAAGCTGGAGACTACGTGGTTACCCTAACCGTGACTGACGATGTAGGCGTTGCAACATCGACAAGCAAGTCGATCACGATTGAAGGTGACTCAGCAGAAGGCTTCCCGCTAAAACTGAAGTTTGGTAACAAAAACCCGAACGGTAAGGCTCGCGTTAAGCTGGCATGGGATTACGACACCAATGACTACTTCGTGATTAAGCGTAATGGCAAAAATGTTGGTGCTACAGACTTCAACTCATACGTCGATAAGTTCCGTCACAACGGCACGGTGGATGTGGAGTACCAAGTGTGTACCTCAAGCGATATCTGTTCTGAAACCAAGCACTACCGTTTCATTAAAGCACAATAA
- a CDS encoding maleate cis-trans isomerase family protein yields MRSGIATLQSELEALAPAGRVGVIALATDFNIERDLALLYPSDVQSFTSRVRNYNPLTIDNLRRMEPGIAACADTILPGTELDVVIYACTSGTVAIGSERITQLIHQSRPNAAVTNPVTAALAAFDSFKAKRISILTPYTEAVNKGVAEFFTSQGIEVLSIHGFGFEDDTAMTFIDPMDIKHTALQVCDPEADLLFISCTALRAASVVESIEAELDKPVVSSNQVLAWHSLQLMNYPTPIKGFGTLLEHHLQPASGNDRRS; encoded by the coding sequence ATGAGATCTGGAATCGCTACTTTACAGTCTGAATTAGAAGCATTAGCACCAGCAGGACGCGTCGGTGTGATCGCGTTAGCAACCGACTTTAATATTGAGCGAGATCTCGCCCTACTGTACCCAAGTGATGTGCAATCTTTTACTAGCCGTGTTCGAAATTACAATCCTTTGACCATTGATAACTTACGCAGAATGGAGCCGGGAATTGCCGCTTGTGCCGATACTATCTTACCGGGCACAGAGTTGGATGTTGTGATTTACGCATGTACCTCTGGCACGGTGGCTATCGGAAGCGAGCGAATTACCCAGCTCATTCATCAGTCTCGCCCAAACGCTGCGGTAACGAACCCTGTGACCGCTGCCTTAGCGGCTTTCGACAGCTTTAAAGCTAAGCGCATCTCAATATTGACCCCTTATACCGAAGCGGTGAACAAGGGTGTTGCCGAGTTCTTTACCTCACAGGGAATTGAAGTGCTGAGCATTCATGGTTTTGGTTTTGAAGATGACACCGCGATGACGTTCATTGATCCAATGGACATTAAACACACCGCACTACAAGTTTGCGACCCTGAAGCGGATCTTCTGTTTATCTCTTGCACGGCATTGCGTGCAGCATCCGTTGTTGAATCCATTGAAGCGGAATTAGATAAGCCCGTTGTTAGCAGCAATCAGGTGCTGGCTTGGCACTCGCTTCAGTTGATGAATTACCCCACGCCTATCAAAGGCTTCGGTACGCTGTTAGAGCATCACCTTCAACCAGCTTCAGGTAATGACCGAAGGTCGTAG
- a CDS encoding alpha/beta hydrolase: protein MNNYRKTLLALPLIILAGCNSSSNSGKAGTKAQVKPKADYVFSSVKLGKLYQEREELQEAMKLTYDGVQYDKIQFAEDISDKQKVVRLADSLGQSVDLYLPDAGTDDCAIYREGNFFDSFDCGTAQRSIGNDTTLINTTTNTNKQVELEYHNELVQYVTSLGSTILSKTKSGNKVTITTSFAFNAFYRDVLNETGAVERIQSTLGASTYSQLFDIVKLYQGSEMTLKFTNHIGGSADDDINMYTGRMIHNNNMTTIVTPTGSVFSGGTDLFAAGNPRVLQRADTTKVIELNKQVGVHSWAEGDKTAKEFPYTNESHRKQATYFKKVMGDKGIDFYIFTLDSAPASGEHWVTKADSDKYGFITRIE from the coding sequence ATGAATAACTATAGAAAAACGTTACTGGCACTGCCTTTGATTATTTTAGCTGGGTGCAACTCAAGCTCTAACTCAGGTAAAGCGGGGACTAAAGCACAAGTAAAACCTAAGGCGGATTACGTATTTTCATCAGTGAAATTAGGTAAGTTGTATCAAGAGCGAGAAGAGCTTCAAGAGGCAATGAAACTAACCTATGACGGTGTGCAGTACGACAAAATTCAATTTGCTGAAGACATCAGTGATAAGCAAAAAGTAGTAAGGCTTGCGGATAGTTTAGGTCAAAGTGTGGATCTGTACCTCCCTGATGCTGGAACCGATGACTGTGCGATTTACCGCGAGGGTAATTTTTTTGATTCATTTGATTGTGGTACGGCTCAACGTTCAATTGGGAATGACACCACCTTAATTAACACGACGACGAATACGAATAAACAAGTCGAGCTTGAGTATCACAATGAACTGGTCCAATACGTGACTAGCCTAGGGTCTACAATCCTGAGTAAAACCAAAAGTGGGAACAAGGTAACGATCACCACGTCGTTTGCTTTCAATGCTTTTTACCGCGATGTGCTCAACGAGACTGGCGCTGTTGAGCGAATTCAGTCGACTCTGGGGGCATCAACTTATTCTCAGTTGTTTGATATCGTGAAATTGTATCAAGGCAGTGAGATGACGCTGAAGTTTACCAACCATATTGGTGGCAGTGCCGACGATGATATCAATATGTACACCGGTCGCATGATCCACAATAACAACATGACGACGATCGTAACGCCTACAGGCTCGGTGTTCTCTGGCGGCACGGACCTGTTTGCTGCAGGTAATCCACGAGTTTTGCAACGCGCTGATACCACTAAAGTTATTGAGCTTAATAAGCAGGTTGGTGTGCACAGTTGGGCTGAGGGTGATAAAACAGCCAAAGAATTCCCATACACCAACGAAAGCCATCGTAAGCAAGCGACCTACTTTAAAAAGGTGATGGGAGACAAAGGAATCGATTTCTATATCTTCACTTTAGACTCTGCTCCTGCTTCTGGTGAACACTGGGTGACTAAGGCCGATTCAGATAAATATGGTTTCATCACTCGTATTGAGTAG
- a CDS encoding Lrp/AsnC family transcriptional regulator — MAQQPEMMVDSFDRKILNIVQDSNRATSDNIAEKVGLSPAAVQRRLKRMRTQGVIQADVSVINPKAVGHAMTFIVQVTLERERVDLMHNFKKEMSANRSVQQCYYVTGSSDFILIVTAADMEGYDNFTREAFFDNANIKSFQTNVVMDNVKVGLTIPIDEQRD; from the coding sequence ATGGCACAGCAACCGGAAATGATGGTCGACAGTTTTGACAGAAAGATCCTCAACATCGTACAAGACTCAAATCGAGCAACTTCGGACAACATCGCAGAAAAAGTGGGGCTCTCTCCCGCCGCCGTTCAACGGCGTTTAAAACGCATGCGAACTCAAGGGGTCATTCAAGCGGATGTCTCGGTCATCAATCCAAAAGCGGTGGGTCATGCGATGACTTTTATCGTCCAAGTAACCTTGGAGCGTGAGCGTGTTGATTTGATGCATAACTTCAAAAAAGAGATGAGTGCCAATCGATCTGTACAGCAGTGCTATTACGTGACGGGCAGTTCTGACTTTATCTTGATCGTCACTGCGGCAGATATGGAGGGGTACGACAATTTTACGCGTGAGGCTTTCTTCGATAATGCCAATATCAAGAGCTTTCAAACCAATGTGGTGATGGATAACGTCAAGGTAGGTCTAACCATTCCAATTGATGAGCAGCGTGATTAG